A window of the Fusobacterium periodonticum ATCC 33693 genome harbors these coding sequences:
- a CDS encoding DUF3798 domain-containing protein, with protein MKIKRILFSILAIFMFVLVAACGKKEAPTEDANAQKEGTATEVTQNYHIGVVTTSVSQSEDNARGAEAVVKQYGASNEGGKITVVTIPDNFMQEQETTISQMVSLADDPDMKAIVVAEGIPGTYPAFKAIREKRPDILLIVNNTHEDPVQVSSVADVVVNSDSVARGYLIVKTAHDLGATKFMHISFPRHLSYETISRRRAIMEQTAKDLGMEYIEMSAPDPLSDVGVPGAQQFILEQVPNWIAKYGKDIAFFATNDAQTEPLLKQIAANGGYFIEADLPSPTMGYPGALGIEFTDDEKGNWPKILEKVEKAVVEAGGSGRMGTWAYSYNFSGLQGLTDLAVKSIESGDKDFTLEKVLASLDTATPGSKWNGSLMKDNNGVEVKNSFFVYQDTYVFGKGYMGVTSVEVPEKYGKIGTK; from the coding sequence ATGAAAATTAAAAGAATTCTATTTAGTATTTTAGCAATATTTATGTTTGTGTTAGTAGCTGCTTGTGGTAAAAAAGAAGCACCTACTGAAGATGCTAATGCTCAAAAAGAAGGAACAGCAACTGAAGTTACACAAAATTATCATATCGGTGTTGTAACAACATCTGTTTCTCAATCAGAAGATAATGCACGTGGAGCTGAAGCAGTTGTAAAACAATATGGAGCAAGTAATGAAGGTGGTAAAATTACAGTTGTAACAATACCAGATAACTTCATGCAAGAACAAGAAACAACAATTTCTCAAATGGTTTCTCTTGCAGATGATCCTGATATGAAAGCTATAGTAGTAGCTGAAGGAATCCCAGGAACTTATCCAGCATTTAAGGCTATAAGAGAAAAAAGACCTGATATTTTACTAATTGTAAATAATACTCACGAAGATCCTGTACAAGTAAGTTCAGTTGCAGATGTAGTTGTAAACTCAGACTCAGTTGCAAGAGGATATTTGATAGTAAAAACAGCTCATGATTTAGGAGCAACTAAATTTATGCACATTTCATTCCCTAGACACTTAAGCTATGAAACTATTTCAAGAAGAAGAGCTATAATGGAACAAACAGCTAAAGATTTAGGAATGGAATATATCGAAATGTCAGCACCAGACCCACTAAGTGATGTTGGAGTACCAGGAGCACAACAATTTATCTTAGAACAAGTTCCAAACTGGATAGCTAAATATGGTAAAGATATAGCATTCTTTGCAACAAATGATGCTCAAACAGAACCTTTACTAAAACAAATAGCTGCTAATGGTGGATACTTTATAGAAGCTGATTTACCTTCTCCTACAATGGGATACCCTGGAGCATTAGGAATTGAATTCACTGATGATGAAAAAGGAAATTGGCCAAAAATATTAGAAAAAGTTGAAAAAGCTGTTGTAGAAGCTGGTGGTTCAGGAAGAATGGGAACATGGGCTTACTCATACAATTTCTCAGGTCTTCAAGGACTTACAGATTTAGCAGTTAAATCTATAGAAAGCGGAGATAAAGACTTTACATTAGAAAAAGTTTTAGCATCTCTTGATACAGCAACACCTGGATCTAAATGGAATGGAAGCTTAATGAAAGATAACAATGGAGTAGAAGTAAAAAATTCATTCTTCGTATATCAAGATACTTATGTATTTGGAAAAGGATATATGGGAGTTACTTCTGTTGAAGTTCCAGAAAAATATGGAAAAATTGGTACTAAATAA
- a CDS encoding ABC transporter permease, with amino-acid sequence MVEVVDKNNKVKNFILDNSVPILILIMVAIMFPLSGLSGDYLVREMIERISRNLFLIMSLLIPIVAGMGLNFGIVLGAMGGQLALILVTNWHIMGLQGVFLAMILSMPFSILLGYVGGVILNRAKGKEMITSMILGYFINGVYQLVVLYSMGKIIPVSDRTLLLSSGRGIKNTVDLTEISKAVDNAIPLKIFGYDIPVLTLLFIVGLCFFIIWFRKTKLGQDMRAVGQDMEVSKSAGIEVNKVRIYSIVISTVLAGIGQVIYLQNLGTINTYNSHEQIGMFSVAALLIGGASVARATIPNAIGGVILFHTMFVVAPRAGKELMGSSQIGEYFRVFISYGIIALVLIIYEWRRKKEKEREREKAIGF; translated from the coding sequence ATGGTGGAAGTCGTGGATAAGAATAATAAAGTAAAAAACTTTATATTGGATAACAGTGTTCCAATACTTATACTTATTATGGTAGCTATAATGTTTCCACTTTCTGGTTTGAGTGGAGATTATTTAGTTCGTGAAATGATAGAAAGAATTTCAAGAAACCTATTTTTAATAATGTCATTGTTAATTCCAATAGTTGCAGGAATGGGATTGAACTTCGGTATAGTTTTAGGAGCTATGGGAGGACAACTTGCCTTAATTCTTGTTACTAACTGGCATATTATGGGTCTACAAGGTGTATTTTTAGCAATGATACTTTCTATGCCATTTTCAATTTTACTTGGATATGTCGGTGGGGTAATATTAAATAGAGCCAAAGGTAAAGAAATGATAACCTCTATGATTTTAGGATACTTTATCAATGGTGTTTACCAACTTGTAGTTCTATATTCAATGGGAAAAATTATTCCAGTTAGTGATAGAACACTTTTACTATCTTCAGGTAGAGGTATAAAAAATACAGTGGATTTAACAGAGATTTCAAAAGCAGTGGATAATGCTATTCCTTTAAAAATATTTGGTTATGATATCCCTGTTCTAACATTACTTTTCATAGTTGGACTATGTTTCTTTATCATTTGGTTCAGAAAAACAAAATTAGGACAAGATATGAGAGCTGTTGGACAAGACATGGAAGTATCTAAGTCAGCAGGTATAGAAGTAAATAAGGTTAGAATTTACTCAATAGTTATCTCAACTGTCTTAGCAGGTATAGGACAAGTAATATATCTTCAAAATTTAGGAACAATAAACACATATAATTCACACGAACAAATAGGAATGTTCTCAGTTGCAGCTCTACTAATAGGGGGAGCTTCTGTAGCAAGAGCAACTATTCCTAATGCAATAGGTGGGGTAATTTTATTCCATACTATGTTCGTTGTTGCACCAAGAGCAGGAAAAGAATTAATGGGTTCTTCACAAATAGGAGAATATTTCAGAGTATTTATTTCTTATGGAATTATAGCTCTTGTTCTTATTATCTATGAATGGAGAAGAAAGAAAGAAAAAGAAAGAGAAAGAGAAAAAGCAATAGGATTTTAA
- a CDS encoding sugar ABC transporter ATP-binding protein, with product MSNTLLKIENLSKSFGENTVLKDINLELNEGEILGLVGENGAGKSTLMKIIFGMDVIRETGGYNGKISFEGKEVNFASPFEALNAGIGMVHQEFSLIPGFKVSENIVLNRESIKNNVVTHFFGDSISKIDQKENLKRTQEAISKLGVNLTGQEQISEMAVAYKQFTEIAREIEREHTKLLVLDEPTAVLTEDEAEILLETMKKLSAKGIAIIFITHRLNEIMAVSDKVTVLRDGQLINTVATKSTNVNEITEWMIGRKVNSSSDAKKVAHDDLETLLEIRDLWVDMPGEMLKGLDLDIKKGEILGLGGMAGQGKIAVANGIMGLFKSKGDIKYKNEALVLNKPTYPLEKGIFFVSEDRKGVGLLLDESIERNIAFPAMQIKKQFFKKFLGIFNVIDDKAVTENAKKYIEKLEIKSMGEKQKVGELSGGNQQKVCVAKAFTMEPDLLFVSEPTRGIDVGAKQLVLETLKEYNRERNTTIVVTSSEIEELRSICDRIAIVNEGKVAGILPASAGILEFGKLMSGIKEGE from the coding sequence GTGTCAAATACACTATTAAAAATTGAAAACCTCTCTAAATCGTTTGGTGAAAACACAGTCCTAAAAGATATCAATTTAGAATTAAATGAGGGAGAAATTCTTGGACTAGTTGGTGAAAATGGTGCAGGAAAATCAACTTTAATGAAAATTATATTTGGTATGGATGTCATTAGAGAAACAGGTGGATACAATGGAAAAATTTCTTTTGAAGGAAAAGAAGTTAATTTTGCATCTCCATTTGAAGCTCTTAATGCAGGTATAGGAATGGTTCACCAAGAATTTTCATTAATACCAGGATTTAAAGTTAGTGAAAATATAGTATTAAATAGAGAGTCTATAAAAAACAATGTGGTAACTCATTTTTTTGGAGATAGTATCAGTAAGATAGACCAAAAAGAAAATTTAAAAAGAACTCAAGAAGCTATCTCAAAATTAGGAGTAAATTTAACAGGGCAAGAACAAATAAGTGAAATGGCTGTTGCTTACAAACAATTCACAGAAATTGCTCGTGAAATTGAAAGAGAACATACAAAACTTTTAGTTTTAGATGAACCTACAGCTGTTTTAACAGAAGATGAAGCAGAAATTTTATTGGAAACAATGAAAAAATTATCAGCTAAAGGAATAGCTATTATCTTCATAACTCACAGACTTAATGAAATAATGGCTGTATCAGATAAGGTAACAGTATTAAGAGATGGACAACTTATAAATACAGTTGCTACAAAATCTACAAATGTAAATGAAATTACAGAATGGATGATAGGAAGAAAAGTAAATTCTTCATCTGATGCTAAAAAAGTTGCTCATGATGATCTTGAAACATTGTTAGAAATAAGAGATTTATGGGTTGATATGCCAGGAGAAATGTTAAAAGGTTTAGACTTAGACATTAAAAAAGGGGAAATTCTTGGTCTAGGTGGAATGGCAGGACAAGGAAAAATAGCAGTGGCAAATGGAATAATGGGACTATTTAAATCAAAAGGTGATATAAAATACAAAAATGAAGCTTTAGTTTTAAATAAACCAACATATCCTTTAGAAAAAGGTATCTTCTTTGTCTCTGAAGATAGAAAAGGTGTTGGATTACTTTTAGATGAAAGTATAGAAAGAAATATTGCTTTCCCTGCTATGCAAATTAAAAAACAATTTTTTAAGAAATTTTTAGGGATTTTTAATGTAATAGATGATAAGGCTGTTACAGAAAATGCAAAGAAGTATATAGAAAAATTGGAAATAAAAAGTATGGGTGAAAAGCAAAAAGTTGGAGAACTAAGTGGAGGAAACCAACAAAAAGTTTGTGTGGCTAAGGCTTTCACTATGGAACCTGATCTATTATTTGTTTCAGAACCAACAAGAGGTATAGATGTTGGAGCTAAACAACTAGTTCTTGAAACTTTAAAAGAATATAACAGAGAAAGAAATACAACTATAGTTGTAACTTCTTCTGAAATAGAAGAATTAAGAAGTATCTGTGACAGAATTGCAATAGTAAATGAAGGTAAGGTTGCAGGAATATTGCCAGCTAGTGCTGGAATACTTGAATTTGGGAAATTAATGTCAGGAATAAAGGAGGGGGAATAA
- a CDS encoding type I restriction endonuclease subunit R → MSSVDYNMLISTLESTVVTEYIREDIPAYSYQSEADLEREFIKNLQNQGYEYLSIHNEKELIANLKDKLEKLNNIIFSEKEWERFFKEKIANKNDSIVEKTRTIQEDYIKSFTRDDGSLVNISLINKKNIHNNFLQVINQYEEEGGNHNTRYDVSILVNGLPLIHIELKRRGVAIREAFNQINRYQRDSFWAGSGLFEYVQIFVISNGTNTKYYSNTTRARHIKEMSFNRKKVKKSSNSFEFTSYWADANSKSITDLVDFTKTFFAKHTILNILTKYCIFDTSETLLVMRPYQISATERILSKIQLANNYKWVGKIDAGGYIWHTTGSGKTLTSFKTAQLASQLDYIDKVLFVVDRKDLDSQTQKEYDRFSKGSANGNTSTKILKAQLEDKYENKSKIIITTIQKLGHFIKQNKNHEVFRKNIVLIFDECHRSQFGELHLAIAKTFKNYFMFGFTGTPIFPKNSNGSSKTLFKTTEQTFGDKLHTYTIVNAINDGNVLPFRIDYINTIKEKENIQDKRVNAIDIEKAMSDPNRIKEVVSYIIDHFEQKTMRNKHYELKDQRLSGFNSIFAVSSIPVAKKYYFEFKKQLKEKNKDLRVATIFSYSVNEEENTDNLDDESFDTENLDLGSREFLEEAISDYNKMFGTNYDTSSDGFQLYYENLSKRTKDKEIDILIVVNMFLTGFDATTLNTLWVDKNLRMHGLIQAFSRTNRILNSIKTFGNIVCFRDLQEETDEAIALFGNKEAGGIVLLKTYEDYYNGYQDDKGREKEGYSQLIEELQSKFPLSEQITGESNKKEFVILFGNILKIKNILSAFDKFAGNEILSEREFQDYQSIYLDMYQEIRTKNKEKETINDDIIFEIELIKQVEINIDYILMKVTEYYKSNKEDKEILIDIKKAINSSLELRSKKELIEGFIERVNSSKNITDDFQKFVREEKEKDLEKVIEEEKLKPEETKKFIDNSLRDGNFKTTGTDIDKLLPPVSRFSSGNRGLKKQGVIDKLKGFFDKYLGLTV, encoded by the coding sequence ATGTCATCAGTAGATTATAATATGCTTATATCAACACTTGAAAGTACAGTGGTAACTGAATATATAAGAGAAGACATTCCAGCATACAGTTATCAAAGTGAAGCAGATTTAGAGAGAGAGTTTATTAAAAATTTACAAAATCAAGGTTATGAATATTTGAGTATTCATAATGAAAAAGAATTAATTGCAAACTTAAAAGATAAATTAGAAAAATTAAATAATATTATTTTTTCTGAAAAAGAATGGGAGAGATTTTTCAAAGAGAAAATAGCAAATAAAAATGATAGTATTGTTGAAAAAACAAGAACTATACAAGAGGACTATATAAAAAGTTTTACAAGAGATGATGGAAGTTTAGTAAATATTAGTTTGATTAATAAAAAGAATATACACAATAACTTTCTTCAAGTTATAAATCAATATGAGGAAGAAGGAGGAAACCATAACACAAGATATGATGTGAGTATTTTGGTCAATGGACTACCTTTAATTCATATTGAGTTAAAAAGAAGAGGAGTTGCAATAAGAGAAGCTTTCAACCAAATTAATAGATATCAAAGAGATAGTTTTTGGGCAGGAAGTGGACTTTTTGAATATGTACAAATATTCGTAATTTCTAATGGAACTAATACTAAATACTATTCCAATACAACAAGAGCAAGACATATTAAAGAGATGTCTTTCAATAGAAAAAAAGTTAAGAAGTCTAGTAATAGCTTTGAATTCACCTCATATTGGGCAGATGCAAATAGTAAGTCAATAACAGATTTAGTAGATTTTACAAAAACTTTCTTTGCTAAACATACTATTTTAAATATTTTAACTAAATACTGTATATTTGACACTAGTGAAACTTTACTTGTTATGCGTCCTTACCAAATATCAGCAACAGAAAGAATTTTATCTAAAATACAATTAGCTAATAACTATAAATGGGTTGGTAAGATTGATGCTGGAGGATATATTTGGCATACAACAGGAAGTGGTAAAACTTTAACTTCATTTAAGACAGCACAGTTGGCCTCACAGCTTGACTATATAGATAAGGTCTTATTTGTTGTAGATAGAAAAGATTTAGATAGTCAAACACAGAAAGAATATGATAGATTTTCAAAAGGTTCAGCTAATGGAAATACTTCAACAAAAATATTGAAAGCACAGCTAGAAGATAAATATGAAAATAAAAGCAAGATAATTATAACTACTATTCAAAAGTTAGGACATTTTATCAAACAAAATAAAAATCATGAGGTTTTTAGAAAAAATATAGTTTTAATTTTTGATGAGTGCCACCGTTCACAATTTGGTGAATTACACCTTGCAATAGCTAAGACTTTTAAAAATTATTTTATGTTTGGTTTCACAGGGACACCAATATTTCCAAAAAATTCAAATGGAAGTTCTAAAACTCTGTTTAAAACAACAGAGCAAACTTTTGGAGATAAATTACATACTTATACAATAGTCAATGCAATAAATGATGGTAATGTACTTCCATTTAGAATAGACTACATCAATACTATTAAGGAAAAAGAAAATATACAAGATAAAAGAGTTAATGCCATTGATATAGAAAAAGCTATGTCAGATCCAAATAGAATTAAAGAAGTTGTTTCATACATCATAGATCACTTTGAGCAAAAAACTATGAGGAATAAGCACTATGAATTAAAAGACCAAAGATTATCAGGATTTAACTCTATATTTGCAGTGAGTTCTATTCCTGTGGCAAAAAAATATTATTTTGAATTTAAAAAACAACTTAAAGAGAAGAATAAAGATTTGAGAGTAGCAACAATATTTAGTTATTCAGTAAATGAAGAAGAAAATACTGATAATTTAGATGATGAAAGTTTTGATACTGAGAATTTAGATTTAGGCTCTCGTGAATTTTTAGAGGAAGCAATATCAGATTACAATAAAATGTTTGGTACAAATTATGATACTTCTTCAGATGGTTTTCAACTATATTATGAAAATCTAAGTAAGAGAACAAAGGATAAGGAAATAGATATTCTAATAGTTGTAAATATGTTTTTAACAGGTTTTGATGCAACAACTTTAAATACTCTTTGGGTGGATAAAAACTTGAGAATGCATGGACTTATTCAAGCCTTTTCAAGAACAAATAGAATATTAAATTCAATAAAAACTTTTGGTAATATAGTATGTTTTAGAGATTTACAAGAAGAAACAGATGAAGCCATAGCACTTTTTGGAAATAAAGAGGCAGGTGGAATTGTACTTTTAAAAACTTATGAAGATTACTACAATGGTTATCAAGATGACAAGGGTAGAGAAAAAGAAGGATATAGTCAACTGATAGAAGAATTACAAAGTAAATTTCCATTGTCTGAGCAAATAACAGGTGAGAGTAATAAGAAAGAATTTGTAATATTATTTGGAAATATCTTGAAAATAAAGAATATATTATCAGCTTTTGATAAATTTGCAGGAAATGAAATTCTATCTGAAAGAGAATTCCAAGATTACCAAAGTATCTACCTAGATATGTATCAAGAAATAAGAACTAAAAATAAAGAAAAAGAAACTATTAATGATGATATTATTTTTGAAATAGAATTAATTAAACAAGTTGAAATTAATATTGACTATATTTTAATGAAAGTTACTGAATATTATAAGTCAAACAAAGAAGATAAGGAAATACTTATAGATATTAAGAAGGCTATAAATTCAAGCCTTGAACTTCGTAGTAAAAAAGAATTGATAGAAGGTTTCATAGAAAGAGTTAATTCTTCTAAAAATATTACTGATGATTTCCAAAAATTTGTCAGAGAAGAAAAGGAAAAAGACTTAGAAAAAGTAATAGAAGAAGAAAAATTAAAACCTGAAGAAACTAAAAAATTCATAGACAATTCACTAAGAGATGGTAATTTTAAAACTACAGGAACTGATATAGATAAGTTATTACCACCTGTTTCTCGTTTCTCTAGTGGAAATAGAGGGCTTAAAAAGCAAGGGGTAATTGATAAACTAAAAGGCTTTTTTGATAAATATTTGGGATTAACTGTTTAA
- a CDS encoding deoxycytidylate deaminase has protein sequence MRENYIDWDSYFMGIALLSSMRSKDPNTQVGACIVNEDKRIVGVGYNGLPKGCEDTDFPWEREGDFLETKYPYVCHAELNAILNSIKSLKDCVIYVALFPCNECSKAIIQSGIKEIVYLSDKYDGTDANRASKKMLDSAGVKYRKFTPNMDKLEIDFKNI, from the coding sequence ATGAGAGAAAATTATATAGATTGGGATAGTTACTTTATGGGAATAGCTTTGCTTTCTTCAATGAGAAGTAAAGATCCCAATACTCAAGTTGGAGCTTGTATAGTAAATGAAGATAAAAGAATAGTTGGAGTGGGCTATAATGGTCTACCTAAAGGCTGTGAAGATACTGATTTTCCTTGGGAAAGAGAAGGAGATTTTTTAGAGACAAAATATCCTTATGTTTGCCATGCAGAATTAAATGCTATATTAAATAGTATAAAGTCTTTGAAAGATTGTGTTATATATGTTGCATTATTCCCTTGCAATGAGTGCAGTAAGGCTATAATTCAAAGTGGTATAAAGGAAATTGTCTATCTTTCAGATAAATATGATGGAACAGATGCAAATAGAGCCTCAAAGAAAATGTTAGATTCAGCAGGAGTAAAATATAGAAAATTTACGCCTAATATGGATAAATTAGAGATAGATTTTAAAAATATTTAG
- a CDS encoding PTS transporter subunit IIC — protein MKNFFIKSLNGMAFGLFSSLIVGLILKQIGTLFNIEFLTYLGGFSQLLMGAGIGVGVAYALESHALILIASAITGMYGAGSINFVDGQAILKVGEPMGAYFSVIFGLLIAKRIAGKTKFDIILLPMTTIIFGCLLGKFFAPYISAVISEIGIIVNKTTELRPILMGLTLSVIMGIILTLPISSAAIGISLGLGGLAAGASLTGCCCQMIGFAVMSYDDNDLGTVFSIGFGTSMIQIPNIIKNPIIWIPPIVSSAILGVLSTTVFNLSSNSIASGMGTSGLVGQIASFSVNGMSYLPTMIILHFLLPAIITFIVYKILKKKGYIKPGDLKI, from the coding sequence ATGAAAAACTTTTTTATTAAGAGTTTAAATGGTATGGCTTTTGGTTTATTTTCATCATTGATAGTTGGGCTTATTTTAAAGCAGATTGGAACCCTTTTTAATATAGAGTTTTTAACATATCTCGGTGGATTTTCACAGCTTCTAATGGGAGCTGGAATAGGAGTTGGTGTTGCTTATGCACTGGAATCTCATGCCTTAATTTTAATAGCTTCTGCTATAACAGGAATGTATGGTGCAGGTAGTATTAACTTTGTAGATGGACAGGCAATTTTAAAAGTTGGAGAACCAATGGGAGCATATTTCTCAGTTATCTTTGGTTTACTTATAGCTAAAAGAATTGCAGGAAAAACTAAGTTTGATATTATACTTTTACCTATGACTACTATAATTTTTGGTTGCTTACTTGGTAAATTCTTTGCTCCATATATCTCAGCTGTTATCAGCGAAATTGGTATTATAGTTAATAAGACAACTGAGCTTAGACCTATTTTAATGGGACTTACTCTATCTGTTATCATGGGAATTATCTTAACTCTCCCTATAAGTTCTGCTGCCATAGGAATTTCTTTAGGTTTAGGTGGACTTGCTGCTGGAGCCTCTTTAACTGGTTGTTGTTGTCAAATGATAGGTTTTGCTGTTATGTCTTATGATGATAATGATTTAGGTACTGTATTTTCAATAGGTTTTGGTACTTCTATGATACAGATTCCTAATATAATAAAAAATCCTATTATATGGATACCACCTATAGTTTCAAGTGCTATCCTAGGTGTGCTTTCTACAACTGTTTTCAATTTATCTTCAAACAGTATAGCTTCTGGTATGGGAACAAGTGGACTTGTTGGACAGATAGCTTCATTTTCTGTAAATGGAATGTCATATCTACCAACTATGATAATATTACATTTCTTACTTCCTGCTATCATAACTTTTATTGTATATAAGATATTGAAGAAAAAAGGCTATATTAAACCAGGAGATTTAAAAATATAA
- a CDS encoding Crp/Fnr family transcriptional regulator, whose translation MLEALKKSVIFDKIKNEEIKKILEETKHEIKTYSPNETIAFRGDEVKGLYVILKGTLSTEMLTEEGNVIKIEELVKSDVIASAFIFGSKNCFPVDLRAKDRAEVLFIERKEFLKLLFSQEQILENFLNEVSNKTQLLTAKIWNNFNNKTIKKKFCNYVNRKQEKGEFIIENLGALAEFFGVERPSLSRVLSDLVKDEKLERIGRNRYKILDKEFFEI comes from the coding sequence ATGTTAGAAGCTTTAAAGAAAAGTGTTATTTTTGATAAAATTAAAAATGAAGAAATAAAAAAGATTTTAGAAGAAACAAAGCATGAAATAAAAACTTATTCTCCCAATGAAACAATAGCCTTTAGAGGTGATGAAGTAAAGGGACTATATGTAATTTTAAAGGGAACATTGAGTACAGAAATGCTTACAGAAGAAGGAAATGTCATTAAAATTGAAGAATTAGTTAAAAGTGATGTTATAGCTTCAGCCTTTATTTTTGGAAGTAAAAACTGTTTTCCTGTAGATTTAAGAGCAAAAGACAGAGCAGAAGTATTATTTATAGAAAGAAAAGAATTTTTAAAACTGTTGTTTTCTCAAGAACAAATTTTAGAAAACTTCCTGAATGAAGTTTCAAATAAAACTCAACTTTTAACAGCTAAAATTTGGAATAATTTTAATAATAAAACCATAAAGAAAAAATTCTGTAACTATGTTAATAGAAAACAAGAAAAAGGTGAATTTATTATAGAAAATCTAGGAGCATTAGCAGAGTTTTTTGGAGTGGAAAGACCTTCTCTTTCAAGAGTTCTAAGTGATTTAGTAAAAGATGAAAAACTAGAAAGAATAGGAAGAAACAGATATAAGATATTGGATAAAGAATTTTTTGAAATATAA
- a CDS encoding ABC transporter permease subunit, whose translation MLKKFGLPRLIILIFLVSTYIIAPFVGIPITTALSDTIIRFGMNAILVLSLMPMIESGAGLNFGMPLGIEAGLLGSLISIELGFSGFVGFALAILIAIVFAFVFGWAYGAVLNKVKGGEMMIATYIGFSSVAFMCIMWIILPFRRPDMIWAYGGSGLRTTISVETYWKGVLNNIFGKISQAIPVGEIIFFLLLAFIMWIFFRTKAGLSMSAVGKNEKFAQATGINADKSRKQSVIISTVIAAIGIVVYQQSFGFIQLYLAPFNMAFPAIAAILIGGASVNRVTIWHVMIGTFLFQGILTMTPTVVNAVIKTDMSETIRIIVSNGMILYALTRKDGGSRG comes from the coding sequence ATGTTAAAGAAATTTGGTTTACCAAGATTAATAATCTTAATATTCTTAGTATCAACATATATAATTGCTCCTTTTGTAGGAATTCCTATAACAACAGCACTATCAGATACTATTATTAGATTTGGAATGAATGCTATCTTAGTTCTATCTCTTATGCCTATGATAGAATCAGGTGCTGGTCTAAACTTTGGTATGCCTTTAGGTATAGAAGCAGGGCTTTTAGGATCACTAATAAGTATAGAATTAGGATTTAGTGGATTTGTAGGTTTTGCTTTAGCAATACTTATAGCAATAGTATTTGCCTTTGTTTTTGGTTGGGCTTACGGAGCAGTTTTAAATAAAGTAAAAGGTGGAGAAATGATGATAGCTACATATATTGGTTTCTCATCAGTTGCTTTTATGTGTATTATGTGGATAATTCTTCCATTCAGAAGACCTGACATGATTTGGGCTTATGGAGGTTCAGGGCTTAGAACAACAATAAGTGTTGAAACTTACTGGAAAGGTGTTTTAAATAATATATTTGGAAAAATATCACAAGCTATACCAGTTGGAGAAATAATATTCTTCTTATTACTTGCTTTTATTATGTGGATATTTTTCAGAACAAAGGCAGGACTTTCTATGAGTGCTGTTGGAAAAAATGAAAAATTTGCTCAAGCAACAGGTATCAATGCAGATAAGAGTAGAAAACAATCAGTTATAATCTCAACTGTTATCGCAGCAATAGGAATAGTTGTATACCAACAAAGTTTTGGATTTATACAATTATATCTAGCACCTTTCAATATGGCTTTCCCTGCTATCGCAGCAATACTTATTGGAGGAGCTTCAGTAAACAGAGTTACAATATGGCATGTTATGATAGGAACTTTCCTATTCCAAGGAATACTAACTATGACACCTACAGTTGTAAATGCTGTTATAAAGACAGATATGTCTGAAACAATAAGAATAATTGTTTCTAATGGAATGATATTATATGCTTTAACTAGAAAGGATGGTGGAAGTCGTGGATAA
- a CDS encoding DUF6672 family protein — protein sequence MKHTLKVAIIVLILVVISVILFVTGKRHDILIENNSMAGIKYSINGEPYKTLDAGKKALGISKGIGNVIFIKTADNKVIEKELPSKDIDLFINQAINNSDDWYKEKVK from the coding sequence ATGAAACATACATTAAAAGTAGCTATTATAGTTTTAATTCTTGTTGTGATTTCAGTAATTCTTTTTGTTACAGGAAAGAGACATGATATTCTAATTGAAAATAATTCAATGGCAGGAATTAAATACAGTATAAATGGAGAACCATATAAGACATTAGATGCTGGTAAAAAAGCCCTAGGTATATCAAAGGGAATAGGAAATGTAATTTTCATAAAAACAGCAGATAATAAAGTTATAGAAAAAGAACTCCCTTCTAAGGATATAGATCTTTTTATCAATCAGGCTATAAATAATAGTGATGATTGGTATAAAGAAAAGGTAAAATAA